The Calypte anna isolate BGI_N300 chromosome 2, bCalAnn1_v1.p, whole genome shotgun sequence genome includes a window with the following:
- the SDC2 gene encoding syndecan-2, whose protein sequence is MRGVWLALTVSFVACASGQPRTDLTSDKDLYLDNSSVEEASGVYPIDDDDYSSGSGSGAEEDEDSAVVTTSRTLPKLPTTSDASRAETTTVKMQTKVPAQTKSPEEMDKEERSQTDAKKKSDEPGEDSDVFTEKHSENLFQRTEVLAAVIAGGVIGFLFAIFLILLLVYRMRKKDEGSYDLGERKPSCAAYQKAPTKEFYA, encoded by the exons AGAACAGATTTGACCTCTGATAAAGATCTATACCTTGACAACAGCTCTGTTGAAGAAGCATCAGGAGTCTACCCaattgatgatgatgattattcTTCTGGGTCAGGTTCAG GTGCTGAAGAAGATGAGGATAGTGCAGTGGTAACAACATCCAGAACACTTCCAAAGTTACCAACAACTAGTGATGCATCTAGGGCTGAGACTACCACAGTGAAAATGCAGACCAAGGTGCCTGCACAAACAAAG TCACCTGAAGAAATGGATAAGGAGGAAAGGTCCCAGACAGATGCCAAGAAAAAGAGCGATGAACCAGGGGAAGACTCAGACGTGTTCACCGAGAAGCATTCAGAAAACCTCTTCCAGAGAACAGAAGTTCTTGCAG CTGTTATTGCTGGCGGAGTTATTGGGTTTCTTTTTGCAATCTTCCTTATCCTGCTGCTGGTATATCGCATGAGAAAGAAGGATGAAGGCAGTTACGACCTTGGTGAACGTAAACCATCCTGTGCTGCCTATCAAAAGGCACCTACTAAGGAGTTTTATGCATAA